The Candidatus Aenigmatarchaeota archaeon DNA segment ATAATTACGGGGTCTACCTTGTTTCAGGCGAGCTGAAGCTTGGAGAGCATGCTTCCGGAGAAGTGGTTTCGGAGCTTAGAAAGCGCTCTGACGAGCTAAGCGCAAAGCGGGGCTCGGAAGTGGTGATTATAGACTCTGCCGCGGGAATCGGCTGCCCGGTCATAGCTTCCCTTGTCGGAACCGACTATATTGTCGCAGTTACGGAGCCCACCCCCGCGGCGTTTCAGGACCTCAAGAGAATTCTTTACCTTGCAGGGCACTTCAAAATCAGGCACGGGCTTGTCATAAACAAAAGCGACCTGGACACGGAATTCTGCAAAGAGGTGGAAAATTTTGCCAGGAAAAAAGGCATCCCAATCCTGGGAAAAATTCCTTACAAAAAAGATTTTGTCAGGGCTGCCGTTAAAATGAAGCCGGTAACCGACTTATACCCAAAATACAGTAAACTTTTTGGAAAGCTCGCCATGAAAATTTCATCTGAAGTAAGGCGCTAAATGCAACTGGCAATTTCATCGCTCAGGAGCACTATCCTTATCTTGCCCTTGTTTTCCTTGGTTATGATGCCCCTCTCCTGAAGCTTTTCAAGTATTCGAAAAGTCTTTACCTTTCCAAGTCCCGTCTGCTGCGAAAGTTTTGCCTGGGTGCTCTTCCCCCCGCTTTCCAGAAGCGATGACACCACAAGACCTTCCTCCTTTGCCAGAAACTTCTTGATGGCCTCCAGGCCAAGGCGGTTTTTTGGGATAAAAGAGTATGCGATTGCGCTGCCTATAAAAAGCCCGATTGAAGCCACAAGAGGTATGCAAAGCGGAATTGGAAAGCTGCAGGTGCAGGAATTTCCGCTCTGGATATTTTCCTGCGCGTAAAGGGACATCGCGGACACTATGAATATGAAAGCCGAAAGCATAAGGACTCCAGTAAGCACCTTTTTTTGCTT contains these protein-coding regions:
- a CDS encoding ATP-binding protein is translated as MKIAVTGGKGGTGKSMVATSLAVEFAKIKKTMLVDADVECPNDYLMLSIKRRALGKIWQPIPKWDFKKCTKCGKCAFACKQNAIAFAKGKYPAFIKENCIGCKACLLACPENAISEDRKEIGKVHTGNNYGVYLVSGELKLGEHASGEVVSELRKRSDELSAKRGSEVVIIDSAAGIGCPVIASLVGTDYIVAVTEPTPAAFQDLKRILYLAGHFKIRHGLVINKSDLDTEFCKEVENFARKKGIPILGKIPYKKDFVRAAVKMKPVTDLYPKYSKLFGKLAMKISSEVRR